A genomic window from Nicotiana sylvestris chromosome 11, ASM39365v2, whole genome shotgun sequence includes:
- the LOC104221890 gene encoding glucan endo-1,3-beta-glucosidase 3-like yields the protein MTLLIMATAPSKLIFLLFLSILLITCILGKSLAKDFEHKELEREKEQIFHLSRKELVELLPVKATKHDLIDPPTVYPTTPVTNPVSTPVNAPPDNSAPTIVTVPATNPNTGFPNPGSTPLAVPSTTPVSVPNTNPVNSPLPITNPVTTPSTNPPVSNPVTTNPSPVGGVPVTTPVTPPAMTNAPIAPGQSWCVAKNGAMETALQSALDYACGMGGADCSAIQQGSSCYNPNTLQNHASYAFNSYFQKNPTQTSCDFGGTAMITNSNPSTGSCIFPNSASSTSSPVTSTPTITTPSPGTAVPTTSSTTGVAVPGTGAPPTVLNASNPALGEMPTGFGDTIPPTVTTSTSMSSSLKPFISCIILFTSLMTVKLVLDI from the exons atgactctCCTCATAATGGCTACAGCACCTTCTAAACTGATCTTTTTGCTCTTCTTGTCTATTCTCCTTATTACCTGCATTCTTG GGAAATCACTAGCCAAAGACTTTGAGCACAAAGAGCtagaaagggaaaaagaacaaATATTCCACTTGTCCCGTAAAGAATTGGTTGAATTATTACCCGTTAAAGCAACTAAACATGACTTGATAGATCCACCAACTGTCTATCCTACAACTCCTGTCACTAATCCTGTCTCGACTCCAGTTAATGCTCCACCAGATAATTCAGCTCCGACGATTGTTACTGTCCCTGCTACAAATCCTAACACTGGATTTCCAAATCCTGGGTCGACACCTCTAGCTGTTCCTTCTACTACTCCTGTTTCTGTCCCGAACACAAATCCTGTCAATTCACCATTACCAATAACCAATCCAGTTACCACCCCGAGCACAAATCCACCGGTGAGTAATCCTGTAACGACGAATCCTTCACCAGTAGGTGGTGTTCCTGTCACCACCCCAGTAACGCCTCCTGCTATGACAAATGCACCTATTGCTCCAGGGCAGAGCTGGTGTGTTGCAAAGAATGGAGCGATGGAGACTGCTCTTCAGTCAGCACTTGATTATGCTTGTGGAATGGGAGGTGCAGATTGCTCGGCCATCCAACAGGGTAGCAGTTGTTACAATCCTAATACTCTGCAAAATCATGCATCTTATGCGTTCAATAGTTATTTTCAAAAGAATCCAACACAAACCAGCTGTGATTTTGGGGGGACTGCCATGATTACCAATTCGAATCCAA GCACTGGTTCTTGCATTTTTCCGAATTCGGCATCTTCAACTTCATCGCCTGTGACATCTACTCCAACAATCACAACCCCGTCTCCTGGAACAGCAGTACCAACGACATCATCAACAACAGGGGTTGCAGTACCAGG CACCGGAGCACCTCCAACAGTGTTGAATGCGAGCAATCCTGCTTTGGGAGAAATGCCCACAGGCTTCGGTGATACCATCCCTCCAACTGTTACCACGTCGACATCCATGTCGAGTAGTTTGAAACCCTTTATCAGCTGCATCATTCTGTTTACTTCCCTCATGACTGTCAAGCTTGTTTTGGATATCTGA
- the LOC104221891 gene encoding aspartic proteinase A1-like isoform X2 — protein sequence MERKHLWAALLLLAIACFVFPASSDSLLRISLKKRQLDISSLNVANVARLEDRYGKHVMKDIEKKKKKKKSDTNSDIVSLKNYLDAQYYGDISIGSPPQNFTVIFDTGSSNLWVPSSRCYFSIACWIHSKYKARKSSTYTKKGESCSIHYGSGSISGFLSQDNVQVGDLVVTDQVFIEATRESSVTFIVAKFDGILGLGFKEIAVGNTTPVWYNMVKQDLVKEPVFSFWLNRDINAKEGGELVFGGVDPKHFKDKHTYVPLTQKGYWQFKMGDFSIGNQSTGFCEGGCAAIVDSGTSLLAGPTAVVTQVNHAIGAEGVLSMECKETISQYGEMIWDLLVSGVTPDQICLQVGLCYLNGAQHLSSNIRSVVEKENEGSSIGEAPLCTACEMAVIWMQNQLKQKTTKESVLEYVNQLCEKLPSPMGQSVIDCNSISSMPNVTFNIGDKDFVLTPDQYILKTGEGIATICLSGFVALDVPPPRGPLWILGNVFMGVYHTVFDYGNLQLGFAEAA from the exons ATGGAAAGGAAGCATCTTTGGGCTGCTCTCCTTTTATTGGCCATTGCCTGCTTTGTATTTCCTGCTTCCTCTGATAGTTTGCTAAGAATTAGTCTGAAGAAGCGACAATTAGATATCAGTAGCTTAAATGTAGCCAATGTAGCAAGACTTGAAGACAGATATGGAAAGCATGTGATGAAGGAcatagagaagaagaagaagaagaagaaatctgACACAAATTCAGATATAGTGTCCTTAAAGAACTACTTGGATGCTCAATATTATGGAGATATTAGTATTGGTTCACCCCCTCAAAATTTCACTGTCATATTTGATACAGGAAGTTCTAATCTCTGGGTTCCATCATCAAGATGTTATTTCTCT ATTGCATGCTGGATCCATTCCAAATACAAGGCAAGGAAGTCTAGTACATACACAAAAAAAG GAGAATCTTGTTCAATCCACTATGGATCTGGATCAATTTCAGGATTTCTCAGTCAAGATAATGTTCAAGTTGGCGATCTTGTAGTCACGGATCAG GTCTTTATTGAGGCGACACGGGAATCAAGTGTTACATTTATAGTTGCAAAGTTTGATGGAATACTTGGGCTTGGTTTCAAGGAAATTGCTGTTGGAAACACTACACCTGTCTG GTACAATATGGTGAAGCAAGATCTCGTAAAGGAGCCTGTGTTCTCTTTCTGGCTTAATCGCGATATAAATGCAAAAGAGGGAGGTGAACTTGTTTTTGGTGGTGTTGATCCAAAACACTTCAAGGATAAACATACTTATGTTCCTTTGACTCAGAAAGGTTACTGGCAG TTTAAAATGGGAGATTTCTCTATTGGGAACCAATCAACAG GCTTCTGTGAAGGCGGTTGTGCTGCTATAGTTGATTCTGGAACATCATTGCTTGCTGGTCCAACT GCTGTTGTGACACAAGTCAACCATGCCATTGGAGCAGAAGGAGTATTGAGCATGGAATGTAAAGAAACCATTTCTCAATATGGGGAAATGATTTGGGATTTACTAGTATCAGGG GTCACACCAGATCAAATTTGTTTACAAGTAGGTTTATGTTATCTTAATGGAGCTCAGCATTTGAG CTCGAATATCAGAAGTGTGGTTGAGAAGGAAAATGAAGGAAGTTCCATAGGAGAGGCCCCATTGTGCACTGCCTGTGAGATGGCTGTAATTTGGATGCAGAACCAGCTGAAACAGAAGACAACAAAGGAGAGTGTGCTAGAATATGTGAATCAG CTTTGTGAGAAATTACCAAGTCCTATGGGGCAATCCGTAATCGACTGCAATAGCATATCATCCATGCCAAATGTTACATTCAATATTGGTGATAAGGATTTTGTCCTGACTCCAGATCAG TATATTTTGAAAACTGGAGAGGGGATTGCTACCATTTGCCTCAGTGGGTTTGTTGCTTTGGATGTGCCACCACCTCGTGGTCCTCTTTG GATTCTTGGTAATGTATTCATGGGGGTGTATCATACTGTATTTGACTATGGTAATCTTCAACTGGGTTTTGCTGAAGCTGCGTGA
- the LOC104221891 gene encoding aspartic proteinase A1-like isoform X1, with amino-acid sequence MKYLLTLRTLWHCLNMERKHLWAALLLLAIACFVFPASSDSLLRISLKKRQLDISSLNVANVARLEDRYGKHVMKDIEKKKKKKKSDTNSDIVSLKNYLDAQYYGDISIGSPPQNFTVIFDTGSSNLWVPSSRCYFSIACWIHSKYKARKSSTYTKKGESCSIHYGSGSISGFLSQDNVQVGDLVVTDQVFIEATRESSVTFIVAKFDGILGLGFKEIAVGNTTPVWYNMVKQDLVKEPVFSFWLNRDINAKEGGELVFGGVDPKHFKDKHTYVPLTQKGYWQFKMGDFSIGNQSTGFCEGGCAAIVDSGTSLLAGPTAVVTQVNHAIGAEGVLSMECKETISQYGEMIWDLLVSGVTPDQICLQVGLCYLNGAQHLSSNIRSVVEKENEGSSIGEAPLCTACEMAVIWMQNQLKQKTTKESVLEYVNQLCEKLPSPMGQSVIDCNSISSMPNVTFNIGDKDFVLTPDQYILKTGEGIATICLSGFVALDVPPPRGPLWILGNVFMGVYHTVFDYGNLQLGFAEAA; translated from the exons ATGAAATATCTCTTAACTCTTCGTACTCTGTG GCACTGTTTGAACATGGAAAGGAAGCATCTTTGGGCTGCTCTCCTTTTATTGGCCATTGCCTGCTTTGTATTTCCTGCTTCCTCTGATAGTTTGCTAAGAATTAGTCTGAAGAAGCGACAATTAGATATCAGTAGCTTAAATGTAGCCAATGTAGCAAGACTTGAAGACAGATATGGAAAGCATGTGATGAAGGAcatagagaagaagaagaagaagaagaaatctgACACAAATTCAGATATAGTGTCCTTAAAGAACTACTTGGATGCTCAATATTATGGAGATATTAGTATTGGTTCACCCCCTCAAAATTTCACTGTCATATTTGATACAGGAAGTTCTAATCTCTGGGTTCCATCATCAAGATGTTATTTCTCT ATTGCATGCTGGATCCATTCCAAATACAAGGCAAGGAAGTCTAGTACATACACAAAAAAAG GAGAATCTTGTTCAATCCACTATGGATCTGGATCAATTTCAGGATTTCTCAGTCAAGATAATGTTCAAGTTGGCGATCTTGTAGTCACGGATCAG GTCTTTATTGAGGCGACACGGGAATCAAGTGTTACATTTATAGTTGCAAAGTTTGATGGAATACTTGGGCTTGGTTTCAAGGAAATTGCTGTTGGAAACACTACACCTGTCTG GTACAATATGGTGAAGCAAGATCTCGTAAAGGAGCCTGTGTTCTCTTTCTGGCTTAATCGCGATATAAATGCAAAAGAGGGAGGTGAACTTGTTTTTGGTGGTGTTGATCCAAAACACTTCAAGGATAAACATACTTATGTTCCTTTGACTCAGAAAGGTTACTGGCAG TTTAAAATGGGAGATTTCTCTATTGGGAACCAATCAACAG GCTTCTGTGAAGGCGGTTGTGCTGCTATAGTTGATTCTGGAACATCATTGCTTGCTGGTCCAACT GCTGTTGTGACACAAGTCAACCATGCCATTGGAGCAGAAGGAGTATTGAGCATGGAATGTAAAGAAACCATTTCTCAATATGGGGAAATGATTTGGGATTTACTAGTATCAGGG GTCACACCAGATCAAATTTGTTTACAAGTAGGTTTATGTTATCTTAATGGAGCTCAGCATTTGAG CTCGAATATCAGAAGTGTGGTTGAGAAGGAAAATGAAGGAAGTTCCATAGGAGAGGCCCCATTGTGCACTGCCTGTGAGATGGCTGTAATTTGGATGCAGAACCAGCTGAAACAGAAGACAACAAAGGAGAGTGTGCTAGAATATGTGAATCAG CTTTGTGAGAAATTACCAAGTCCTATGGGGCAATCCGTAATCGACTGCAATAGCATATCATCCATGCCAAATGTTACATTCAATATTGGTGATAAGGATTTTGTCCTGACTCCAGATCAG TATATTTTGAAAACTGGAGAGGGGATTGCTACCATTTGCCTCAGTGGGTTTGTTGCTTTGGATGTGCCACCACCTCGTGGTCCTCTTTG GATTCTTGGTAATGTATTCATGGGGGTGTATCATACTGTATTTGACTATGGTAATCTTCAACTGGGTTTTGCTGAAGCTGCGTGA